In Candidatus Electrothrix scaldis, the genomic window GATTCACCCCTCCCCCTTTGCCTCTCTCCTTCTCTCTTCTCCTGCCCCGCCCCAGAGAACAAACTGACCATTGCATGACAAAATACCGTTGTCAACATATCACGCACAAGGTATAGTTCATAATTACAACCACAACGTGCCACAAAGATGTAATACATCGCACCAAAACGAATGCCTTTCCTTTTTGAACACTCAAAAATGCAATCTGCAACCCCGGAGGACGTCCTATGTCCAAAACACCCGTAGAACATGTACATGCACGCTTAGACCACGACGAAGACCTTTCTCTTCTCAACGAGGTCAGCATGAAAACCGCCGGTGTCTCCCGCCTGGAGATGTGTATCCAGTGCGGAAGCTGCGGTGGCTCCTGCCCCTCTGAGATGGATATGGACCACACCCCGCGCACCCTGTTTGCCATGCTGCGGGCCGGTATGCGGGAAGAGGCCCTACTGAGCAACACTCCCTGGATCTGTGTTTCCTGCTACCACTGTGTTGTCCGGTGCCCACAAAACGTACATATCACTGATGTCATGTATACCCTCAAAGGCATGGCTATCCGCGAAAAGAAATACCGCGACTCCACAGCGCCTGACTTTTCAGAGACCTTTGTGGACATGGTGGAGAAATATGGCCGCAGCTATGAGTTCGGCCTCGCGACCCGCCATTACCTCAAGCATTCGCCCCTGCGTATGATACGTACAGCTGCAATGGGACTGGATATGCTCAAAAAAGGACGTCTCAGCATGAAGCCAACAACAATCGAAGGGATGGATCAACTCACGGCCATCCTCAATAAAGCCAAGGAAATGGAGCTGGCCCATGAGTGATTACATCTTCTATCCGGGCTGCGCAATGGAAAGCAATGCCAAGGCCTACTATGACTCCTTGATGGAGATCGCCCAACCGCTGGGCATCAACCTCCAGGAAATCGACGACTGGAACTGCTGCGGTGCCACAGAATATGTGGGCATCAACCTCATTCCTGCCTATTCTCTGATTGCCCGTAATCTGGCCCTGGCAGCAAAAATGGGTCACAAGACCATCATC contains:
- a CDS encoding 4Fe-4S dicluster domain-containing protein gives rise to the protein MSKTPVEHVHARLDHDEDLSLLNEVSMKTAGVSRLEMCIQCGSCGGSCPSEMDMDHTPRTLFAMLRAGMREEALLSNTPWICVSCYHCVVRCPQNVHITDVMYTLKGMAIREKKYRDSTAPDFSETFVDMVEKYGRSYEFGLATRHYLKHSPLRMIRTAAMGLDMLKKGRLSMKPTTIEGMDQLTAILNKAKEMELAHE